A window of the Aquarana catesbeiana isolate 2022-GZ linkage group LG05, ASM4218655v1, whole genome shotgun sequence genome harbors these coding sequences:
- the UMAD1 gene encoding UBAP1-MVB12-associated (UMA)-domain containing protein 1 — protein MFNFFRKGQEAKKSPTQDKESDGFVFLGQTPTESQNSLAPYPTSDLPYSLPYQMPPAIYPQLNRGDPAATKLTNQLSEGNPAMADLLNDIPFILAPHVLELHNICQELPEPVPIYNMDESFSQFHYDFTLENSVLCGL, from the exons ATGTTCAACTTCTTCAGGAAAGGTCAAGAGGCCAAGAAGAGCCCAACACAGGACAAAGAGTCCGATGGGTTTGTCTTCCTGG GACAGACTCCGACGGAGAGCCAGAACAGCCTAGCGCCATATCCCACATCAGATCTCCCCTACAGTCTGCCCTACCAG atgcCGCCAGCTATCTACCCGCAGCTGAACAGAGGTGATCCTGCAGCCACCAAGTtgaccaatcagctctcagaggggAACCCAGCGATGGCGGACCTGCTCAACGACATCCCTTTCATCCTCGCCCCTCATGTTCTAGAATTGCATAATATCTGCCAGGAACTTCCAGAGCCTGTGCCCATCTACAATATGGACGAGAGCTTTTCCCAATTCCACTACGATTTCACCTTGGAGAACTCGGTGCTGTGCGGACTATGA
- the RPA3 gene encoding replication protein A 14 kDa subunit isoform X2, giving the protein MGDIHEVGRARINTSMLARYIGQPVCFVGRVEKVHPSGSSFVLSDGAGKSTTVELSEPLDEELSGVIEVVGKVTPKATIMGISYIPFREDVGSFGQYMSPW; this is encoded by the exons ATGGGGGACATCCACGAGGTGGGCAGAGCCCGGATCAACACAAGTATGCTGGCCCGGTACATAGGACAGCCCGTGTGCTTCGTGGGCCGTGTGGAGaag GTCCACCCTTCAGGGTCGTCCTTTGTCCTCTCTGATGGGGCCGGCAAGAGCACAACGGTGGAGTTATCAGAACCA ttggaTGAAGAGTTATCCGGAGTTATAGAAGTTGTTGGAAAAGTTACCCCAAAGGCAACAATAATGGGCATTTCCTACATCCCATTCCGGGAGGATGTTGGCTCTTTTG